From Methanosarcinales archaeon, one genomic window encodes:
- a CDS encoding DUF359 domain-containing protein yields MLKSIQGKTFCLPDIMRKEMRKQYGILYPGDGKKTTEQILNAMGNPKKLITVGDITTFNMLQCGRIPDISVVDEKTQREAASSNIVKGIKHSNFKILRVSNPAGFVTEELISVLSEAMDCNVPVQIMVDGEEDLAALPAIVLAPISSVVLYGFPNKGAIMVKVISEIKNQICNMLNRMNCAD; encoded by the coding sequence ATGCTTAAGTCCATCCAGGGTAAAACCTTCTGCTTACCAGACATTATGCGCAAGGAAATGCGGAAGCAGTATGGTATTCTCTATCCCGGAGATGGCAAAAAGACAACAGAACAAATACTGAATGCCATGGGAAATCCCAAGAAACTTATTACCGTGGGTGATATTACTACATTTAATATGCTTCAATGTGGAAGAATACCTGATATCTCAGTGGTCGATGAAAAAACACAGAGGGAAGCTGCCTCAAGTAATATTGTTAAGGGTATCAAGCATTCGAATTTTAAGATACTCAGGGTCAGCAACCCAGCTGGGTTTGTTACTGAAGAATTAATATCAGTTCTGTCTGAAGCAATGGATTGTAATGTACCTGTACAGATCATGGTTGATGGTGAGGAAGATCTTGCTGCTCTGCCTGCAATTGTACTTGCACCCATATCTTCAGTGGTATTATATGGATTTCCGAATAAAGGTGCAATTATGGTCAAGGTCATATCTGAAATAAAAAATCAGATTTGCAATATGCTAAATCGGATGAATTGTGCTGATTAA
- a CDS encoding 30S ribosomal protein S27ae yields the protein MAANKYYEVSDNSINRIRQTCPRCGDGFFLAEHKDRLTCGKCNYTEFKK from the coding sequence TTGGCTGCAAATAAATATTACGAAGTTTCAGACAACTCAATAAACAGGATAAGGCAAACATGTCCACGTTGTGGAGATGGCTTTTTTCTTGCAGAACATAAAGACAGATTAACTTGTGGAAAATGCAATTATACCGAATTTAAAAAATAA
- a CDS encoding DNA-directed RNA polymerase, subunit E'', whose protein sequence is MSDKACRECHRIVTGTACAVCGSSSLSSDWGGYVVIIDASRSNIAKKLNVDIPDKYALKVR, encoded by the coding sequence TTGTCAGATAAAGCATGCCGCGAATGCCACAGGATTGTTACAGGCACCGCATGTGCAGTCTGTGGATCAAGCTCCCTGAGTTCGGACTGGGGCGGATATGTAGTTATTATCGATGCTTCCCGGTCTAATATTGCCAAAAAACTTAATGTTGATATTCCTGATAAATATGCCTTAAAGGTAAGGTAA
- a CDS encoding ORC1-type DNA replication protein, which produces MNKDLLMWDETLFMDYELFELDHIPEYFAHRELQMQSLMFCVKPAFRGASPVNVLCIGPPGTGKTTAVHKLFEEIEKSTSKVVPVYINCQTNSTRFSVFSQIFKKLFKISPPSSGVSFKKIYEQITHHLADEEKVLITALDDMNYLFHEGEEEKVLYSLLRAHETNPGARIGVISIHSETGMEFHFDPKIESVYLPEDIRFPRYSQDEIRDILKNRIKMGFFPNVMDLEVLEKVVEYTEMLGDLRVGIDLLKRSALNAEKRASKSITLEDVENSYESSRLVHLTYLLKSLKNEEKILLELITDSSDITAGDLYKGFSSKTGLGYTRYYETLGKLSALKLIEANFTGKGTRGRSRIISLRYGPEEIKKRLK; this is translated from the coding sequence ATGAACAAAGACCTTCTAATGTGGGATGAAACCCTTTTTATGGATTACGAACTTTTCGAACTTGATCATATCCCGGAATATTTCGCCCACCGCGAGTTGCAGATGCAATCTCTTATGTTCTGCGTAAAACCAGCGTTTAGAGGCGCAAGCCCGGTTAACGTACTATGTATTGGACCCCCAGGGACCGGCAAGACCACGGCAGTCCATAAGCTTTTTGAGGAGATTGAAAAATCCACATCCAAAGTGGTGCCAGTATACATTAACTGTCAGACTAATTCCACCCGCTTTTCAGTATTCTCCCAGATATTCAAGAAACTGTTCAAGATCAGTCCTCCATCTTCCGGAGTGTCTTTCAAGAAGATATATGAACAGATCACACATCATCTTGCAGATGAAGAAAAGGTTTTGATAACTGCTCTGGACGATATGAATTATCTATTCCATGAAGGTGAAGAAGAAAAGGTGCTTTATTCCCTGCTTCGAGCCCACGAAACAAATCCAGGGGCTCGAATCGGTGTCATCTCCATCCATAGTGAGACCGGAATGGAATTTCACTTTGATCCAAAGATCGAATCCGTTTACCTCCCTGAAGATATCAGGTTTCCCAGATATTCTCAAGATGAAATCCGTGATATTTTGAAAAACAGGATTAAAATGGGTTTTTTCCCCAATGTAATGGACCTGGAAGTTCTTGAAAAAGTGGTTGAATATACTGAAATGTTAGGAGATTTAAGGGTAGGTATTGATCTGCTCAAACGCTCAGCCCTTAATGCTGAAAAAAGAGCTTCTAAATCCATCACATTGGAAGATGTGGAAAACTCATATGAATCTTCCAGGCTTGTTCATCTCACATATCTGTTAAAATCACTGAAAAACGAAGAAAAGATTCTGTTGGAACTGATAACAGATAGCTCAGATATCACAGCAGGGGATCTGTATAAAGGATTTTCCAGCAAGACAGGGCTTGGTTATACCAGATATTATGAAACACTCGGCAAACTGTCGGCCTTAAAACTGATAGAGGCTAATTTCACTGGAAAAGGTACCAGGGGAAGAAGCCGGATCATCAGTTTGAGATATGGTCCAGAAGAAATTAAAAAACGATTAAAATAA
- a CDS encoding 30S ribosomal protein S24e, with protein MDIEITNEKENHLLDRREITFNISHTDATPSRGDVKNKLVALLNSQYELVIVDKLATQYGIQNTIGYAKVYSDAKRANEVENKYILERNKPVPVEVVEEPATEEQVEKIPAEEAITEEPTVEEEVKE; from the coding sequence ATGGATATTGAGATAACAAATGAAAAAGAAAATCATCTCCTTGATAGAAGGGAGATCACTTTTAACATATCACATACAGATGCCACACCTTCAAGGGGTGATGTTAAGAATAAACTTGTTGCTTTGCTTAATTCCCAGTATGAATTGGTAATAGTTGATAAATTGGCGACGCAATATGGTATACAAAATACTATAGGATATGCAAAGGTTTATTCCGATGCAAAAAGAGCCAATGAGGTTGAAAACAAATATATTCTTGAACGAAATAAACCAGTACCTGTTGAAGTAGTTGAAGAACCTGCAACAGAAGAACAAGTTGAAAAGATCCCTGCAGAAGAAGCCATAACAGAAGAGCCAACTGTGGAAGAAGAAGTAAAAGAATAA
- a CDS encoding DNA-directed RNA polymerase — protein MYKKMRLADTVRIAPENLGDDVTEAVKIALINKLEGQIDKTLGAIVAIIDVVEVGEGHILAGDGAVYYDTIFNSITFKPELQEIIEGSIVEIVEFGAFVGLGPMDGLIHVSQLTDEYISFDSKNSRLVTKESNRSLSEGDHVRTRIVAVSINEQEPRESKIGLTMRQPFLGRIEWIQEDIKNKENEKSKGGK, from the coding sequence ATGTATAAGAAAATGAGATTGGCTGATACTGTAAGAATCGCCCCTGAAAATTTGGGTGACGATGTTACAGAGGCAGTCAAGATTGCTTTAATTAATAAATTAGAAGGGCAGATAGACAAGACACTGGGGGCTATTGTAGCAATTATTGATGTGGTTGAAGTAGGAGAAGGGCATATCCTTGCCGGTGATGGTGCAGTATATTATGATACAATTTTTAATTCCATAACATTTAAACCAGAATTGCAGGAAATAATTGAAGGCAGTATTGTTGAGATAGTAGAATTTGGTGCGTTTGTAGGTCTCGGACCGATGGACGGACTTATCCATGTAAGCCAGTTGACAGATGAATATATTTCATTTGATTCCAAGAATTCAAGGCTCGTTACTAAAGAAAGTAACAGGTCTTTGTCAGAAGGAGATCATGTGCGGACAAGGATCGTAGCTGTCAGTATCAATGAACAGGAACCCAGGGAAAGTAAGATCGGACTTACCATGCGCCAGCCTTTTCTGGGCAGAATTGAATGGATACAGGAAGATATTAAAAATAAAGAAAACGAAAAATCTAAAGGGGGCAAATAA